Within Lolium rigidum isolate FL_2022 chromosome 5, APGP_CSIRO_Lrig_0.1, whole genome shotgun sequence, the genomic segment GTCGCGCGGGACAGCGGCTCGTAGTACGACGGCGGTACCTGCGGGAAGCCACGGCCGTGCGCAACGGTGATGTCGAACCGCATCCCCCTCCGGCAGTGCTCCCCTTCGCCGGCGTCCGAGAAGAAGTAGTTGACACCCTCAGCCGCTAGCATCACCGTCAGGAACGCCTCCTCTGGCTTCCACccgccaccgacgccgtcgccgtcgtacCCGCAGAGCTTGTATACCGTCGCGTTGGTCGTGTGCACGACCGTGTTGTCAGTGCGGGTTTTGAAGGCTGTACATATGAACAATGAGTAGGCTGCTAGCGAAGAAGAGATGAATCCAGAAACCAGTAGTACGCATGAAGTAACATACTGAGGTAGTCGCCCAGGTAGAAGGTGCGGTTGGCTGCCCAGACAGAGTAGTTGGCCGCCGAGGCATTCGCTTTGCCGTCGAAGAACCACCCGGCACTGTCGCCGACGGTGTGGTTGGCACCGAACGGTGGCAAAGCCGTCGTGTTTCTGCCCGGGCTCGCCGTCGCATTGCCAGCAGCTGAGACAGCATCCAGGAGAAGCGCTACTGCAATGGACGCCACCACAAGATTGATCAAGGCATGCATTTTGGGGACAAATTAAAGTTGCTGATGCCTAAGAAGCTGCCACTATTGCAGTGTGCTAAACTCGCCCGCTACGTTGCTGATAAAACTTGTGGCCTCCCTGTGAATTGGCGTGGTTACTGATGTAGCGTCTTGATTATTTTTTTGATACGGGGTCGGCACCGTCCTGGCAATACTGCTGCAGCCACCTGGACCTGGGTACTGGGCATCTGTCATTCTATGGCATGCATGGCCGGTGATGAGATCTATTGAAAAAAAATACTAGTTAAATAACTGATGCGAGTGTTTGACTGAATTGCAACGGGTACAGATCTTTATTTGATTATCATGACCATTACTCAGTCAACATCAGTAATTGGTTAACCTGTGaaattgttagagcatctccgcgtcaccaaagcgtccccaaaaggATTTAGGGGTGCCGAACGAAAAAACGTTCCTAGCCGCGTGGTCCAAAACCtcgttttgtccggcgcggtccgatacggtgttcggcgccccgagcccgtaccCGGTACACGGGGACgctcggggacgccggacacaccgaaatgcGAGGCGAGGTGTGGCAGGACCGACGCGTCAGTggcacattgaagtttaacctaaccatcgcctacctcgcgacggaagttattgacgCGCAGTAACAAACGAACGAAGcgtcgcagctttgccttaatgacgacggaggggcaggcgagacgtctcgtcggtgctgcgcagcctccatgcGTTGccagcgttcgcacgccaccgcacgtacacgcgctttcttcccgccgcttctTGCCTCTTCCCGTGCTATCTTCCCGTCGGAGTCTATAAAAGCCCCCCCacccggctcaatggcagccaccacagccgccggcaccccttCTTCCTCCCCAACAAGCACAACCCTCGTCGCTCGAACACCACTGCCcaatgatgaaccgccccggcgccATCCAGTTCCCTCCATcaccgtctccaccaccacctccatcaccgGAAGCACCGCAGTTCGACATCGACGCCACCGCAGAGGAagtggcgcggcggcgccggtcgGGGAGCGGATTCGTGCAGAGCGGCGGCATCGGCTGGCCGCAATGGAGCAgcgggagcgtcagcagcgggaggcggcggcaggaGCGTCAACAGCGGGAGACCCCGAAGCTGACGAGAACGCGGAGTGGGAGGATGCGGCGCTGGCGGACAGCATTGCGGCGTTGGACGCCGCCACGTcggaagaggcgcggcggcgccagacGGAGGAGATGGCCGAGCGATGGTGTGCAGAGCGGCAGCGCCATCGCATGGAGCGGGACCTCCAGTActgtgaacggcgggaggcgatcgagcagcGGCGGTGGAGGCAGCGAAGGAGCATCAGCAGCGAGAGGCGacgctggcggcaacggaggcggcctgggggcGTTGGCGggggaggccgacgcgttggcggcccaactggaggcgcaaatggaggagcaggaggaggaggcggggcggaggagtaggaggaggacgacgatgacgacttcgattggtccgacgacgacgggctgcACCCGGACGAGGCAACGGATCAACAacgagcgctcgtcgagtccttcgagtcggagaagaatctccaggacgacgcccgtgcccgcgaagacgcGCAGATTCGCCgccccgtcgagctctccctccaggcggcgcaacaggggagggcaggcgacgacgcgctggtggagcagcggcgtctggccaccgccctatgcatgaagaggcggcgcgcgcagcaggagctgcggcggaggggaggcgacgatgggcggggccgtcgaacgcaccgtcgTACGGCCAGTAGGCTAGGGTTCAGATGAAATCtaaccgttttcattcaaactttgtaatatataatcaaatttgaataaaaacctttattttcgtgcacttatatttatttgggggcggcgttcggGAGACGCGGCTGAAAAGTGATATCTCCAAACGTGGTATGAACGAAACACGTCCACCAAACGCTCGTTCCGGATGCATTTAGTGAACGCTTTGGGAGCCGTGGCCGGAGATGTTATTACATTTTACTACTATCCAACAGATTTTGGCTGAATTGTCGTTTCAGAGTACAAACTACAGACAGATTTCACTGCAAGTACAGTGGTCGGACACTGGAAGTTCTGTATCTGCTTCTGACGTTCGCAGCGCGCAACATTACCGGATGCTGCTACATCCAAATCATCACTACACTCACACGTATTACTGTATTGATAAAGTAGGGCCATAACACGTGAAAAGTCTCTTTGGCACATTGAACATCAGTACTCCCAGTTTTTGAAAAACTTATTTGTGTGATTCTAAAATTAAATTAAATACGCACATATATATAAACATTCCAAAGGTACTGTGTAAATTTTGGATGAAAATATATTGTATTTTGAGATATACGAAAAACACAATTTTTTGACAAAAATCTAAAGTTTCCAT encodes:
- the LOC124656059 gene encoding blue copper protein-like, translating into MHALINLVVASIAVALLLDAVSAAGNATASPGRNTTALPPFGANHTVGDSAGWFFDGKANASAANYSVWAANRTFYLGDYLTFKTRTDNTVVHTTNATVYKLCGYDGDGVGGGWKPEEAFLTVMLAAEGVNYFFSDAGEGEHCRRGMRFDITVAHGRGFPQVPPSYYEPLSRATAGRCLGVVVPVWVFVAVLLML